In a single window of the Flavobacterium ammoniigenes genome:
- the secA gene encoding preprotein translocase subunit SecA, which yields MSFINSIIKIFVGDKSQNDVKALQPYLTKIKGFESRLMALSNDELRARTAYFKEKIQQARADKDAKIASLQQEVETIEDIDQREDIYVAIDALEKEAYDISEKTLMEILPEAFAVVKETARRFKENTQIEVTATPKDREFSATKTYVTIEGEKAVWANSWNAAGKQITWDMIHYDVQLIGGMVLHEGKVAEMQTGEGKTLVATLPIYLNALTGNGVHLVTVNDYLAKRDSTWKAPLFEFHGLTVECIDNYQPSSEERKRAYDADITYGTNNEFGFDYLRDNMAHSPEDLVQRKHNYAIVDEVDSVLIDDARTPLIISGPVPQGDRHEFNELKPKIENLVSLQRQLANGFLAEAKKLIKEGNTKDGGFQLLRAYRSLPKNKALIKFLSEEGVKQLLQKTENQYMQDNKREMHLVDEALYFVIEEKNNQVELTDNGIQFLSGDTDSDFFVLPDIGTEIATIEKQKLDADAEAEAKERLFQDFGVKSERIHTLTQLLKAYTLFEKDVEYVIMENKILIVDEQTGRIMDGRRYSDGLHQAIEAKENVKIEAATQTFATVTLQNYFRMYNKLGGMTGTAVTEAGELWQIYKLDVVEIPTNRGIARIDKDDFIYKTTREKFNAVIEDVTELSKAGRPVLIGTTSVEISELLSRMLKMRGITHNVLNAKMHKQEAQIVEEAGKPGVVTIATNMAGRGTDIKLSPEVKAAGGLAIVGTERHDSRRVDRQLRGRAGRQGDPGSSQFYVSLEDNLMRLFGSERVAKVMDRMGLQEGEVIQHSMMTKSIERAQKKVEENNFGVRKRLLEYDDVMNAQREVVYKRRRHALFGERLKLDIANMMYDTCEVIVSANKAVNDFKNFEFELIRYFSITSPVTEADFAKLSDVELTGKIYKATLEFYTDKTERSAREAFPIIKGVYEDKNNQFERIVVPFTDGIKTLNVVTDLKKAYETQGAQLVADFEKNITLSIVDEAWKKHLRKMDELKQSVQLAVHEQKDPLLIYKLEAFNLFRAMLDNVNKEVISFLFKGDLPQQNAPKIEEAKEVRQKENYKLSKDEIPNSENLNHEAGETQQRQVTETIVRDMPKINRNDTVTIQEVATGKTETMKYKKAESLVTSGQWVIVNE from the coding sequence ATGAGTTTCATCAATAGCATTATAAAAATCTTTGTCGGTGATAAATCACAAAATGACGTTAAAGCATTACAACCTTACCTTACGAAAATTAAAGGATTCGAGAGTCGCTTAATGGCATTATCCAATGACGAATTAAGAGCTCGTACTGCTTATTTCAAAGAAAAAATCCAACAAGCACGTGCAGACAAAGATGCTAAAATTGCATCTTTACAACAAGAAGTAGAAACCATCGAAGATATCGACCAAAGAGAAGATATCTATGTGGCTATTGATGCTTTAGAAAAAGAAGCCTACGATATTTCGGAGAAAACTTTAATGGAAATTTTACCTGAAGCTTTTGCTGTGGTTAAAGAAACCGCAAGACGTTTCAAAGAAAACACTCAAATTGAAGTTACTGCAACTCCAAAAGATAGAGAATTCTCTGCTACCAAAACGTATGTAACTATTGAAGGAGAAAAAGCCGTTTGGGCTAATTCGTGGAATGCCGCAGGTAAGCAAATTACTTGGGACATGATTCACTATGATGTGCAGTTGATTGGTGGAATGGTATTGCACGAAGGTAAAGTTGCCGAGATGCAAACTGGAGAAGGAAAAACCTTGGTTGCTACCCTTCCTATTTACTTAAATGCTTTAACTGGAAACGGAGTTCACTTAGTAACCGTAAATGATTACTTGGCCAAACGTGATAGTACTTGGAAAGCACCATTATTTGAATTCCATGGTTTAACTGTTGAATGTATTGACAACTACCAACCAAGTTCAGAAGAAAGAAAAAGAGCTTATGATGCGGATATCACTTACGGAACCAATAACGAATTTGGTTTTGACTACCTAAGAGATAATATGGCGCATTCGCCGGAGGATCTAGTGCAACGCAAACACAACTATGCAATTGTCGATGAGGTGGATTCTGTTTTAATTGATGATGCTAGAACGCCGTTAATTATTTCTGGACCAGTTCCGCAAGGAGATCGTCACGAATTCAACGAGTTAAAACCAAAAATTGAAAACTTGGTTAGTTTGCAACGTCAATTAGCTAATGGATTCTTGGCTGAAGCCAAAAAATTAATCAAAGAAGGCAATACCAAAGACGGAGGATTCCAATTATTGAGAGCCTACAGAAGTTTGCCAAAAAACAAAGCCTTAATCAAATTTTTATCGGAAGAAGGAGTGAAACAATTGCTTCAAAAAACCGAAAACCAGTACATGCAAGACAACAAACGCGAAATGCATTTGGTAGACGAAGCTTTGTACTTTGTAATTGAAGAAAAAAATAATCAAGTAGAATTGACCGATAACGGAATCCAATTCTTATCTGGAGATACTGATTCCGATTTCTTTGTCCTTCCAGACATTGGAACAGAGATTGCCACCATCGAAAAACAAAAATTAGACGCCGACGCGGAAGCAGAAGCAAAAGAACGTTTGTTCCAAGATTTTGGTGTAAAAAGTGAGCGTATCCATACTTTAACACAGCTTTTAAAAGCCTATACTTTATTCGAAAAAGATGTAGAGTATGTGATCATGGAAAACAAAATCCTGATTGTCGATGAGCAAACAGGACGTATTATGGACGGCCGTCGTTATTCTGACGGTTTGCACCAAGCAATTGAAGCCAAAGAAAATGTAAAAATCGAAGCGGCGACACAAACCTTTGCGACGGTTACCTTGCAAAACTACTTCAGAATGTACAACAAGCTGGGAGGTATGACAGGAACAGCGGTTACTGAAGCAGGTGAACTTTGGCAAATCTATAAATTAGACGTAGTCGAAATTCCAACCAATAGAGGAATTGCCAGAATCGATAAAGATGATTTCATCTACAAAACGACTCGTGAAAAATTCAACGCTGTTATCGAAGATGTAACGGAATTATCAAAAGCAGGAAGACCAGTTTTAATTGGAACAACTTCGGTTGAAATCTCCGAATTATTGAGCCGAATGTTGAAAATGAGAGGCATCACACATAATGTGTTGAATGCTAAAATGCACAAACAAGAAGCGCAAATCGTTGAAGAAGCAGGAAAACCAGGTGTAGTAACAATCGCTACCAATATGGCGGGTCGTGGAACCGATATTAAATTATCTCCCGAAGTAAAAGCCGCAGGTGGTTTAGCTATCGTTGGAACAGAGCGTCACGATTCACGTCGTGTTGACCGTCAGTTACGAGGCCGTGCTGGACGTCAAGGAGATCCTGGAAGTTCACAATTCTACGTTTCGTTAGAAGATAACTTGATGCGTTTGTTTGGTTCGGAAAGAGTTGCCAAAGTGATGGACAGAATGGGATTGCAAGAAGGTGAAGTAATCCAACATTCCATGATGACTAAATCTATTGAACGTGCACAGAAAAAAGTAGAAGAAAACAACTTTGGAGTGCGTAAACGTTTGTTAGAATATGATGATGTAATGAATGCGCAACGTGAAGTAGTATACAAACGTCGTCGTCATGCTTTGTTTGGAGAACGTCTGAAATTAGACATCGCCAATATGATGTATGATACTTGCGAAGTAATTGTTTCAGCTAATAAAGCTGTGAATGACTTCAAAAACTTTGAATTTGAATTAATCCGTTATTTCTCTATAACTTCTCCAGTTACAGAAGCTGATTTTGCAAAATTGTCAGACGTCGAATTGACTGGTAAAATTTATAAAGCCACTTTAGAATTCTATACCGATAAAACGGAGCGAAGTGCCAGAGAAGCCTTCCCTATCATAAAAGGTGTGTACGAAGACAAGAACAATCAATTTGAGCGTATTGTAGTTCCTTTTACAGATGGAATCAAAACCTTGAACGTAGTTACTGACTTAAAGAAAGCCTACGAGACACAAGGAGCGCAATTAGTGGCTGATTTTGAAAAGAACATTACCTTGTCTATTGTCGATGAAGCTTGGAAAAAACACTTGCGTAAAATGGACGAATTGAAACAATCGGTTCAATTGGCTGTTCACGAACAAAAAGATCCGTTACTAATCTACAAATTAGAAGCCTTCAACTTGTTCAGAGCCATGCTTGACAATGTCAATAAAGAAGTAATTTCATTTTTATTCAAAGGTGACTTGCCACAGCAAAATGCACCTAAGATTGAAGAAGCTAAAGAAGTTCGTCAAAAAGAAAACTACAAATTAAGCAAAGACGAAATTCCGAACAGCGAAAACTTGAACCACGAAGCAGGCGAAACACAACAACGTCAAGTAACCGAAACCATAGTGAGAGACATGCCTAAAATCAATCGTAACGATACCGTAACGATTCAAGAAGTCGCTACTGGAAAAACAGAAACCATGAAGTACAAAAAGGCGGAGAGCTTAGTAACTTCAGGTCAATGGGTTATTGTGAATGAATAA
- a CDS encoding sugar porter family MFS transporter has protein sequence MNNSKKITFIALSAALGGLLFGYDTAVISGAIGNLTEFFHLSPVETGWAISSALVGCLIGAFFSDFLSDKFGRKVTMVITAILFILNSIGTAFPTSFTMFVLFRIVGGIGVGIASMVVPMYIAEIAPPKRRGALVGNYQLAIVIGIVVVYFVNYFIALQGDAIWNLNIGWRWMFGSEIIPSLLFLIFIFLIPESPRWLFQKGATNKAIAVLQQLNTKEEAAQVQSEIQSSLHQVDKNQWKNLSNPIYKKVLFVGIGLSVLQQLTGINAILYYAPEIFKSLGSSTDVSLLETSILGVVNLIFTLLAIRLVDKMGRKPLLYIGSIAMTIALASVGLFIYYNAVGNWVLPFLLLFMGAFSISWGPIVWVLLSEIFPNKIRSLALAISVFIQWVANFVVTQVFPSLVENQWLKDHFNGAFPFYLFSIICLFSIYFIYKYIPETKNKSLEEINELWKI, from the coding sequence ATGAACAACTCTAAAAAAATAACATTTATCGCTTTAAGCGCTGCACTAGGTGGTTTGTTGTTTGGCTATGATACAGCTGTAATTTCTGGTGCCATTGGTAATTTAACTGAATTTTTTCATTTGTCTCCTGTTGAAACAGGTTGGGCAATTTCAAGTGCATTAGTTGGCTGTTTAATTGGAGCTTTTTTCTCTGATTTTTTAAGTGACAAATTTGGTAGAAAAGTAACTATGGTCATTACTGCCATACTTTTTATTTTAAATTCTATAGGAACAGCATTTCCCACTTCATTCACCATGTTTGTATTATTTCGTATAGTTGGAGGTATTGGTGTTGGTATTGCTTCAATGGTAGTTCCTATGTACATCGCTGAAATTGCACCACCAAAAAGACGCGGTGCATTGGTAGGAAATTATCAATTAGCTATTGTTATTGGTATTGTAGTAGTGTATTTTGTAAATTACTTTATAGCATTGCAAGGTGATGCTATTTGGAATTTAAACATCGGATGGCGTTGGATGTTTGGCTCTGAAATTATTCCTTCCCTTTTATTTCTAATTTTTATTTTTCTCATTCCGGAAAGTCCTAGATGGTTGTTCCAAAAAGGCGCAACAAATAAAGCGATTGCTGTTCTTCAACAATTAAATACAAAAGAAGAGGCGGCTCAAGTTCAATCTGAAATTCAAAGTTCATTACACCAAGTGGATAAAAACCAGTGGAAAAATTTAAGTAACCCAATTTATAAAAAGGTACTTTTTGTAGGTATTGGGCTTTCAGTTTTGCAGCAGTTAACAGGGATTAATGCGATATTGTATTATGCTCCAGAAATCTTTAAAAGTTTAGGAAGTTCTACCGATGTTTCGCTTTTAGAAACGAGTATTCTTGGTGTTGTGAATTTAATTTTTACTTTATTAGCAATTCGATTAGTAGATAAAATGGGCAGAAAACCCTTGTTGTACATCGGTTCAATTGCAATGACAATTGCTCTAGCATCTGTTGGTCTATTCATATATTATAACGCTGTTGGAAATTGGGTATTGCCATTCTTACTACTATTTATGGGCGCCTTTAGTATATCTTGGGGACCTATAGTATGGGTATTATTATCAGAAATTTTTCCAAATAAAATTAGAAGTTTAGCTCTTGCTATAAGTGTATTTATTCAATGGGTTGCAAATTTTGTTGTAACTCAAGTCTTTCCAAGCTTAGTCGAAAATCAATGGTTGAAAGATCACTTTAATGGAGCTTTCCCATTTTACTTGTTTTCAATAATCTGCTTGTTTTCAATTTACTTTATCTATAAATACATCCCGGAAACAAAAAATAAATCACTTGAAGAAATCAATGAATTATGGAAAATATAA
- a CDS encoding DUF2795 domain-containing protein: protein MYWTLELASYLSDAPWPANKDELIDYAIRAGAPLEVVENLQSIEDEGEIYESMEEIWPDYPTDEDYLWNEDEY, encoded by the coding sequence ATGTATTGGACATTAGAATTAGCATCTTATTTAAGTGATGCGCCGTGGCCTGCTAACAAAGACGAACTTATTGACTACGCTATTAGAGCAGGAGCTCCATTAGAAGTAGTAGAAAACCTTCAATCTATCGAAGATGAGGGCGAGATATATGAATCAATGGAAGAAATTTGGCCAGATTATCCTACAGACGAAGATTACCTTTGGAATGAGGATGAATATTAA
- a CDS encoding cob(I)yrinic acid a,c-diamide adenosyltransferase, with translation MKIYTKTGDGGITALFGGKKVPKDHDRIESYGTVDELNSYIGLIRDQDIDSHYKTILIEVQDRLFTVGAMLATPPEKEVLKNGELRLQKLGIIDSDIEFLENEIDRMEESLPPMTHFILPGGHPTVSHCHIARCICRRAERLAVHLSHNEAVSEIAIQYLNRLSDYLFVLARKLSKDLNAEEIQWIPRK, from the coding sequence ATGAAGATATATACTAAGACAGGAGACGGAGGAATTACAGCATTATTTGGAGGAAAAAAAGTTCCCAAAGATCACGATCGTATTGAAAGCTACGGCACCGTGGATGAGTTAAACTCTTACATTGGTTTGATTCGAGATCAAGATATCGATTCGCATTACAAAACGATTCTTATAGAAGTTCAGGATCGCCTTTTTACCGTAGGCGCCATGCTTGCGACACCACCTGAAAAGGAAGTGCTAAAAAATGGCGAGTTACGTTTGCAAAAATTAGGTATCATTGATTCAGACATTGAATTTTTAGAAAACGAAATTGACCGAATGGAAGAATCGCTTCCGCCAATGACCCATTTTATTTTACCTGGTGGACATCCTACTGTGTCACATTGTCATATTGCACGTTGCATATGCCGCAGAGCCGAACGTCTTGCGGTTCATTTAAGTCATAACGAAGCCGTATCAGAGATTGCTATCCAGTATTTGAACCGACTTTCTGACTATCTTTTTGTCTTGGCACGGAAGTTGTCTAAAGATTTAAACGCCGAGGAAATTCAATGGATTCCTAGGAAATAG
- a CDS encoding beta-L-arabinofuranosidase domain-containing protein codes for MENITKNKNWITVLIVGLFTLVLNAQHQHEKYQLLPFGSVKPTGWIKTQMQKDVAGFVGNLDRIVPDLINDPIYSSARLHKNSAVKDLGNNKEGDTEGSEQYKWWNSETQSNWWDGYIRNVLLLNDKEGLKKVDKHIQEVLQSQDEDGYIGIYDQELRYKFNSENGELWSKATMYRGLLAYYEFTKDVSVWNALLKAVDDVITNYPIGTSSPYFSGNQFNGGVSHGLTFTDVLDKMYQITGDTKYTDYALFLFLDFSKTYQSEKDVQLPNIFNPTYKLQSHGVHTYEHLRPLIVAAYASNNIELQKALQIYIQRIEKATTLTGGAIGDEWIAERNADATTTGYEYCSLHELLDSYSVLLQKQGDPKTAEAIETIFYNAAQGSRNPNHSVIAYLKTDNSYEMEGTKNGEVEPNRKQTRYKYSPAHQDAAVCCNPNAGRITPYFLEKAWMKEEENVLVNMLLMPNVLETKIQNQSVKIETITEYPYQNKLVFKISNPENAIFKIKIRKPSWAKAIATKENYTIENGLVIIDRKFAKEDQIQIEFETDIQVKEDANKEKYFSYGALFYAKPIESVELKGKSYFANFSDLTYKPKNKIRYQFINDNQAKLNNGQITIKAKNTTTNQIENITLIPFGKTILRQLSFKK; via the coding sequence ATGGAAAATATAACGAAAAATAAAAACTGGATTACCGTACTTATTGTTGGATTATTTACTCTTGTATTGAATGCCCAACATCAACATGAAAAGTATCAATTGTTGCCTTTCGGTTCTGTAAAGCCTACTGGATGGATCAAAACACAAATGCAAAAAGATGTTGCAGGATTTGTCGGAAATTTAGATCGCATTGTACCCGATTTGATTAATGATCCTATTTATAGTTCAGCAAGGCTTCATAAAAACAGTGCAGTTAAAGATTTAGGAAATAACAAAGAGGGAGACACTGAGGGATCTGAACAGTACAAATGGTGGAACAGTGAAACCCAATCAAACTGGTGGGATGGGTACATCAGAAATGTTTTGCTTTTAAATGATAAAGAAGGGCTAAAAAAAGTAGACAAACATATTCAAGAAGTATTGCAATCGCAAGATGAAGATGGTTACATTGGTATTTATGATCAAGAATTACGCTATAAATTTAATTCAGAAAATGGTGAACTTTGGTCTAAAGCAACGATGTATCGTGGATTGTTAGCGTATTACGAATTTACTAAAGATGTAAGCGTTTGGAATGCATTATTAAAAGCGGTTGATGATGTAATTACTAATTATCCAATTGGAACATCTAGTCCTTATTTTTCTGGTAATCAATTTAATGGAGGTGTGTCTCATGGATTGACTTTTACGGATGTCTTAGATAAAATGTACCAGATAACGGGTGATACAAAATATACGGATTATGCTCTTTTTTTATTTTTGGATTTCAGTAAAACGTATCAATCTGAAAAAGATGTTCAATTACCGAATATCTTTAATCCAACTTATAAATTACAATCGCATGGAGTTCATACCTATGAACATTTAAGACCTTTAATTGTGGCGGCTTATGCATCAAATAATATTGAATTACAAAAAGCATTGCAAATTTACATTCAACGTATTGAAAAAGCTACAACCTTAACGGGTGGTGCTATAGGTGATGAATGGATAGCAGAAAGAAATGCGGATGCGACTACTACCGGTTATGAATACTGCTCTTTGCATGAATTATTGGATAGCTATTCTGTTTTGTTGCAAAAACAAGGAGATCCAAAAACAGCAGAAGCCATTGAAACTATTTTCTATAATGCAGCTCAGGGATCTAGAAACCCAAATCATTCTGTTATTGCTTATTTAAAAACAGATAATTCATATGAAATGGAAGGAACTAAAAATGGTGAAGTTGAGCCGAATCGGAAACAAACTAGATATAAGTATTCGCCTGCACATCAGGATGCTGCTGTTTGTTGTAATCCTAATGCGGGTAGAATTACACCTTATTTCTTAGAAAAAGCGTGGATGAAGGAAGAAGAAAATGTTTTGGTAAATATGCTTTTAATGCCTAATGTATTGGAGACAAAAATCCAAAATCAATCGGTTAAAATTGAAACCATTACTGAATATCCATACCAAAATAAATTGGTTTTCAAAATTTCAAATCCTGAAAATGCTATTTTTAAAATCAAGATTAGAAAACCATCATGGGCAAAAGCAATTGCAACAAAAGAAAACTACACAATTGAAAATGGGTTGGTAATTATTGATAGAAAATTTGCTAAAGAGGATCAAATTCAAATTGAATTTGAAACTGATATTCAAGTCAAAGAAGATGCTAATAAAGAAAAATATTTTAGCTATGGCGCTTTATTTTATGCTAAACCAATTGAATCAGTTGAATTAAAAGGCAAATCGTATTTCGCTAATTTCTCTGATTTAACTTATAAACCAAAAAACAAGATTCGCTATCAGTTTATTAATGATAATCAAGCCAAATTAAATAATGGTCAAATTACGATCAAAGCCAAAAATACAACTACCAATCAAATAGAAAATATTACACTTATTCCATTTGGTAAAACAATTTTACGACAACTAAGTTTTAAAAAATAA
- a CDS encoding alpha-amylase family glycosyl hydrolase, with product MKKYLLLALLLAPTSLIWAQNKNTQTAKGEVIYHVCQRSFYDSNGDLNGDLNGLRQKLDYLQDLGVTSIMLLPLYEADCYHNYFANDFEKIDPEFGTMQEYLELVKDIHKRGMKIYMDMESQYVTAKHVWWKDAVGNLKSEYSDYLLFDDAEHKIPATMVFDLRELKSFDGSTIKVTTVNLKSPKVLDYNIRLFSFFMDPNKDGKFDDGVDGFRLDHAMDHLDGKPTLTNLFTEFWKPLIAEIKKVNPKINIVAEQADWNDYGFDYFEKATVDRMFGFGLKQAILSFDKQQLVQNADILLTKTPKGKDQLLFIENHDLDRFASVEPNFKKQKVAAALMLLIGGIPSIYYGQEIGMQGKANSYSNTDGNDIGRREAFDWYQSGEGKGMAFWYKNTGDWWTNKNQKSNDGISLEEQMKEPNSLFNFYKKIISIKQSNIALAKGRYENVQNNADSVFSFYRKEENNTILVAVNLSASIQEFVYSDFKNSTIDILNPKQQLQKTNVMQPFQISIWKIE from the coding sequence ATGAAAAAATACCTATTACTAGCACTTTTACTAGCCCCTACATCTTTAATTTGGGCACAAAATAAGAATACTCAAACAGCCAAAGGCGAAGTAATTTACCACGTTTGTCAACGTAGTTTTTATGATAGCAATGGGGATTTGAATGGCGATCTGAACGGACTACGTCAAAAACTAGATTATCTTCAAGATTTGGGTGTTACTTCAATTATGCTTTTGCCACTATATGAAGCCGATTGCTATCACAACTATTTTGCAAATGATTTTGAGAAAATAGATCCTGAATTCGGAACTATGCAAGAATATCTCGAATTGGTAAAAGATATTCATAAAAGAGGAATGAAAATCTATATGGATATGGAATCGCAATATGTAACCGCTAAACATGTTTGGTGGAAAGATGCCGTTGGGAACCTTAAATCTGAATACAGTGATTATTTATTGTTTGATGATGCTGAGCACAAAATACCAGCAACAATGGTTTTTGATTTACGTGAATTAAAAAGTTTTGATGGTTCAACAATAAAAGTAACTACTGTAAATCTTAAAAGTCCTAAAGTTTTAGACTACAATATTCGACTGTTTTCTTTCTTTATGGATCCCAACAAGGACGGTAAGTTTGATGATGGTGTGGACGGATTTAGATTGGATCATGCAATGGATCATTTGGATGGCAAACCCACTTTAACGAATCTTTTTACTGAGTTTTGGAAACCTTTAATTGCGGAGATCAAAAAAGTAAATCCGAAAATTAATATTGTTGCGGAACAAGCAGATTGGAACGACTATGGTTTTGATTATTTCGAAAAAGCAACAGTTGATAGAATGTTTGGTTTTGGATTGAAGCAAGCTATCCTTTCTTTTGACAAACAACAACTTGTCCAAAATGCCGATATACTCCTTACTAAAACCCCAAAAGGAAAAGATCAATTGCTATTTATTGAAAACCACGATTTGGATCGATTTGCTTCTGTGGAACCTAATTTTAAGAAACAAAAAGTAGCAGCAGCTTTAATGCTACTTATAGGTGGTATTCCTTCGATTTATTATGGACAAGAAATTGGAATGCAAGGAAAAGCTAATTCGTACAGCAACACGGACGGAAATGATATTGGACGACGTGAAGCGTTTGATTGGTACCAATCTGGAGAAGGTAAAGGAATGGCTTTTTGGTATAAAAACACAGGTGATTGGTGGACAAATAAAAATCAAAAATCCAATGATGGTATTTCTTTGGAGGAGCAAATGAAAGAACCGAATTCGTTATTTAATTTCTACAAAAAAATAATAAGTATTAAACAAAGTAATATTGCCTTAGCCAAAGGGCGCTATGAAAATGTTCAAAATAATGCAGATTCTGTATTTAGTTTTTATAGAAAAGAGGAAAATAATACTATTTTGGTTGCTGTAAATTTATCGGCTTCAATTCAAGAGTTTGTATATTCTGATTTTAAAAATTCGACAATAGATATATTAAACCCAAAACAGCAATTACAGAAAACGAATGTAATGCAGCCATTTCAAATTTCGATTTGGAAGATTGAATAA
- a CDS encoding ABC transporter ATP-binding protein has translation MANPLIKISNIKRDFVLGNEIVYVLKGIDLQINKGEYVALMGPSGSGKSTLMNLLGCLDTPTSGTYILNGKDVSQMKDDELAEIRNKEIGFVFQTFNLLPRTTALDNVALPMIYAGYSKSERNERATEVLKQVNLADRMDHQPNQLSGGQRQRVAVARALVNKPSIILADEPTGNLDSKTSVEIMKLFGDIHASGNTVILVTHEEEIAAYANRVIRLRDGLIESDTSK, from the coding sequence ATGGCAAATCCATTAATCAAAATAAGCAACATTAAACGTGATTTCGTTCTAGGTAACGAAATTGTTTATGTTTTAAAAGGTATCGATTTACAAATCAACAAAGGAGAATATGTAGCCTTAATGGGCCCTTCTGGTTCCGGAAAATCTACTTTAATGAATCTTTTAGGCTGTTTAGATACCCCTACTTCTGGAACCTATATTTTGAATGGAAAAGATGTGAGCCAAATGAAAGACGATGAATTGGCTGAAATTCGAAACAAAGAAATCGGTTTTGTTTTTCAAACCTTCAACCTTTTACCAAGAACAACGGCTTTGGATAATGTAGCCTTACCCATGATTTATGCTGGCTATTCCAAATCTGAACGAAACGAAAGAGCAACCGAAGTATTGAAACAAGTGAATCTTGCTGACCGAATGGATCACCAACCCAACCAACTTTCGGGAGGACAAAGACAACGTGTAGCCGTGGCAAGAGCATTGGTTAACAAACCCTCTATCATTTTAGCCGATGAGCCAACAGGTAACTTGGATAGTAAAACTTCTGTAGAAATCATGAAATTATTTGGTGACATTCATGCCAGTGGTAATACCGTAATTTTAGTTACACACGAGGAAGAAATTGCCGCTTATGCTAATCGCGTTATTCGTTTGAGAGACGGATTGATTGAAAGCGACACCTCAAAATAA